Proteins encoded within one genomic window of uncultured Sphingopyxis sp.:
- a CDS encoding potassium transporter Kup — protein sequence MTAESQQADGGAQGVAPAAADTGHHGHGHHGDGKLKLAVGAIGVVFGDIGTSPLYAFRETFAGHHSIDADRLHIYGVLSLVFWSMMLVVTFKYVLTIMKADNKGEGGSLALLALISRSSGEKRWTWPIILLGVFATALFYGDSMITPAMSVLSATEGLSYVNEGFEPYIVPIALAILIGLFALQSRGTAKVGMLFGPIMLAYFTMLAILGLIHIVDHPGIIVETLNPLNALRFFYVDGFTAFIALGAVVLAVTGAEALYADMGHFGRGPIGLSWLTFVLPALMLNYMGQGAMVLEAEMGARLGIIQDPFFLMMPDAWRVPIVILALFATIIASQAVISGAFSLTQQAIQLGFMPRLRVEHTSASAAGQIYIPMVNWGLMVMVILLVLGFGSSSNLAAAYGIAVTGAMFIDTCLMSVVLFTLWKWPAWKALPILAVFFIVDIAYFGANLIKVPDGGWVPLAIGLTIFTMLTTWSRGRKLMQQQMAEGAMPIPVFVKSAANSATRVPGTAVFMTSSSDGVPHALLHNLKHNKVLHEHVHERIILLTIKIADVPYVRAENHCALDDLGQGFHRLILNYGFMQPIDVPAALGRVTSCGGEFKMLETSFFLSRQTLIAASKPGMPIWREKLFAWMLRNSESAMEYFRLPTNRVVELGSQVAI from the coding sequence ATGACTGCTGAGTCGCAACAGGCGGACGGCGGCGCGCAAGGCGTCGCACCGGCCGCCGCCGATACCGGCCATCACGGCCATGGGCATCATGGCGATGGCAAGCTGAAGCTGGCCGTCGGCGCGATCGGCGTCGTGTTCGGCGACATCGGCACGAGTCCGCTCTATGCGTTTCGCGAGACCTTTGCCGGGCATCATTCGATCGACGCCGACCGGCTGCATATCTATGGCGTGCTGAGCCTCGTCTTCTGGTCGATGATGCTCGTCGTCACCTTCAAATATGTGCTGACGATCATGAAGGCCGACAACAAGGGCGAGGGGGGAAGCCTCGCGCTGCTCGCGCTGATCAGCCGCTCGTCGGGCGAGAAACGCTGGACCTGGCCGATCATCCTGCTCGGCGTGTTCGCGACGGCGCTCTTCTATGGCGACAGCATGATCACCCCGGCGATGTCGGTGCTCTCGGCGACCGAAGGGCTGAGCTACGTCAACGAGGGGTTCGAGCCTTATATCGTGCCGATCGCGCTCGCGATCCTGATCGGGCTGTTCGCGCTTCAGTCGCGCGGGACGGCGAAAGTGGGAATGCTGTTCGGTCCCATCATGCTCGCCTATTTCACGATGCTCGCGATCCTTGGCCTCATCCATATCGTCGATCATCCGGGGATCATCGTCGAAACGCTCAATCCGCTGAACGCGCTGCGCTTCTTCTACGTCGACGGTTTCACCGCCTTCATCGCGCTGGGCGCGGTCGTGCTGGCGGTGACGGGCGCCGAGGCACTTTATGCCGATATGGGGCATTTCGGACGCGGGCCGATCGGATTGAGCTGGCTGACCTTCGTGCTGCCGGCGCTGATGCTCAATTATATGGGGCAGGGCGCGATGGTGCTCGAAGCCGAAATGGGCGCGCGGCTCGGCATTATCCAGGATCCCTTCTTCCTGATGATGCCCGATGCGTGGCGGGTGCCGATCGTCATCCTGGCGCTGTTCGCGACGATCATCGCGAGCCAGGCGGTGATCTCGGGCGCCTTCTCGCTGACCCAGCAGGCGATCCAGCTCGGCTTCATGCCGCGGCTGCGCGTCGAGCATACCAGCGCGTCGGCCGCGGGACAGATCTATATTCCGATGGTCAACTGGGGGCTGATGGTGATGGTCATCCTGCTCGTCCTCGGCTTCGGATCGTCGAGCAACCTCGCCGCCGCCTATGGCATCGCGGTGACGGGCGCGATGTTCATCGACACCTGCCTGATGAGCGTCGTGCTCTTCACCTTGTGGAAGTGGCCGGCGTGGAAGGCGCTGCCGATCCTTGCGGTCTTCTTCATCGTCGACATCGCCTATTTCGGCGCGAATCTGATCAAGGTGCCCGATGGCGGCTGGGTGCCGCTGGCGATCGGGCTGACGATCTTCACGATGCTCACGACCTGGTCGCGCGGGCGCAAGCTGATGCAGCAGCAGATGGCCGAGGGGGCGATGCCGATCCCGGTGTTCGTCAAATCGGCGGCGAATAGCGCGACGCGCGTGCCGGGGACCGCGGTGTTCATGACGTCGAGCAGCGACGGGGTGCCGCACGCGCTGCTCCACAATCTGAAGCACAACAAGGTGCTGCACGAGCATGTGCACGAGCGCATCATCCTCTTGACGATCAAGATCGCCGACGTCCCCTATGTGCGCGCGGAAAATCACTGCGCGCTCGACGATCTGGGGCAGGGATTCCACCGGCTGATCCTGAATTACGGTTTCATGCAGCCGATCGACGTCCCCGCCGCGCTGGGGCGCGTCACAAGTTGCGGCGGTGAGTTCAAGATGCTCGAGACGAGCTTTTTCCTGTCGCGCCAGACGCTGATCGCGGCGAGCAAGCCGGGCATGCCGATCTGGCGCGAAAAGCTGTTCGCATGGATGCTGCGCAATTCGGAAAGCGCGATGGAATATTTCCGCCTGCCGACGAACCGCGTCGTCGAACTGGGCAGCCAGGTCGCGATCTGA
- a CDS encoding AHH domain-containing protein — translation MRRGGWHGAPPPRAGFQRHHLIPIALLRRAQMAAMFDHLRDEGFALQHFARNGLMLPASEPAALSLGHALHRGPHRGYSDVVAARVEAIRAHFAEQAPADLRAARRVAVMRLRLLQDTTRRALTDRHGGGFWLNRRDPMRLFVDRPYLDAAIDRLFGG, via the coding sequence ATGCGGCGTGGCGGTTGGCATGGGGCGCCGCCGCCGCGAGCCGGGTTCCAGCGCCACCATCTGATCCCGATCGCCCTGCTGCGACGCGCGCAGATGGCGGCGATGTTCGATCATCTCCGCGACGAAGGCTTCGCGCTCCAGCATTTCGCGCGCAACGGATTGATGTTGCCGGCATCCGAACCGGCGGCGCTGTCGCTGGGGCACGCGCTGCACCGCGGGCCGCATCGGGGTTATAGCGACGTCGTCGCCGCGCGGGTCGAAGCGATCAGGGCGCATTTCGCGGAGCAGGCCCCGGCCGACCTCCGCGCTGCGCGGCGGGTCGCGGTGATGCGCCTGCGGCTGCTTCAGGACACGACGCGGCGCGCGCTGACCGATCGGCACGGCGGAGGATTCTGGCTCAACCGGCGCGACCCGATGCGGCTGTTCGTCGATCGCCCCTATCTGGACGCGGCGATCGACCGGTTGTTCGGAGGGTAG
- a CDS encoding nitronate monooxygenase family protein, translating into MALPPIFDRLRLPVIGSPLFIVSGPDLVIAQCKAGIVGSFPALNARPQSLLDEWLHRITEELAAWDRDNPDRLSAPYAVNQIVHKSNDRLEADIATCAKWKVPITITSLGAREELNQAVHGWGGITLHDVIDDRFARKAVEKGADGLIPVAAGAGGHAGRQSPFALVQEIREWFDGPVALSGAIGHGRSILAAQACGADLAYIGSAFIATAEANAEDGYKNGIVEGRAADIVYSNLFTGVHGNYLRQSIVSAGMDPDNLPEGDLKTMNFGSGGNTKAKAWKDIWGSGQGIGPVTAVRPVAEFVADLEAQYLAARRELEAKVRL; encoded by the coding sequence ATGGCCCTTCCCCCGATTTTCGACCGCCTGCGCCTGCCCGTCATCGGTTCGCCGCTGTTCATCGTATCGGGTCCCGACCTCGTCATCGCGCAGTGCAAGGCAGGCATCGTCGGCAGCTTCCCCGCCTTGAATGCGCGCCCGCAATCGCTGCTCGACGAATGGCTGCACCGGATCACCGAAGAACTCGCCGCGTGGGACCGCGACAATCCAGACCGCCTCTCGGCGCCCTATGCGGTCAACCAGATCGTCCACAAGTCGAACGACCGGCTCGAAGCCGATATCGCGACCTGCGCCAAGTGGAAGGTGCCGATCACCATCACCTCGCTCGGCGCGCGCGAGGAGCTCAATCAGGCCGTCCACGGCTGGGGCGGCATCACGCTCCACGACGTCATCGACGACCGTTTCGCGCGCAAGGCGGTCGAAAAGGGCGCTGACGGGCTGATCCCCGTCGCCGCCGGCGCGGGCGGCCACGCGGGGCGGCAATCGCCCTTCGCGCTCGTTCAGGAAATCCGCGAATGGTTCGACGGCCCGGTCGCACTGTCGGGCGCGATCGGCCACGGCCGCTCGATCCTCGCCGCGCAGGCGTGCGGCGCCGACCTCGCCTATATCGGCAGCGCCTTCATCGCGACCGCCGAGGCCAATGCCGAGGACGGCTACAAGAACGGCATCGTCGAAGGGCGCGCCGCCGACATCGTCTATTCGAACCTCTTCACCGGCGTCCACGGCAATTACCTTCGCCAGTCGATCGTCTCGGCAGGCATGGACCCCGACAATCTGCCCGAAGGCGACCTGAAGACGATGAACTTCGGCTCGGGCGGCAACACCAAGGCGAAAGCGTGGAAGGACATCTGGGGCTCGGGTCAGGGCATCGGCCCCGTCACCGCGGTGCGCCCGGTCGCCGAATTCGTCGCCGACCTCGAAGCGCAATATCTCGCGGCCCGGCGCGAGTTGGAGGCGAAGGTCCGGCTGTAA
- a CDS encoding VOC family protein — MDTPPFTLRAIDHVVLRVVDLDRMAGFYRNVLGCTDERTQAEIGLYQLRAGSSLIDLVTVDGKLGAMGGAAPGAEGRNLDHFAITITPFDDDAIRAHLARHDVAIEQAGPRYGAEGEGPSIYIADPEGNIVELKGPAFD, encoded by the coding sequence GTGGACACACCCCCCTTTACCCTTCGCGCGATCGACCATGTGGTGCTTCGCGTCGTCGATCTCGACCGCATGGCCGGCTTTTATCGGAATGTCCTCGGCTGCACCGACGAACGTACCCAGGCCGAAATCGGGCTCTATCAATTGCGCGCGGGCAGCTCGCTGATCGACCTTGTCACTGTCGACGGCAAGCTTGGCGCGATGGGCGGCGCGGCGCCGGGCGCCGAGGGCCGCAACCTCGACCATTTCGCGATCACGATCACGCCGTTCGACGACGACGCCATCCGCGCCCACCTCGCCCGTCACGATGTCGCGATCGAGCAAGCCGGCCCGCGTTACGGCGCCGAAGGCGAAGGGCCATCGATCTACATCGCCGATCCCGAAGGCAATATCGTCGAACTCAAGGGCCCCGCCTTCGACTGA
- a CDS encoding AraC family transcriptional regulator — protein sequence MQLLQPSLLPAAADIARHRHREPYATVVLTGAYEEAGDAGRMAARAGEVLLHGPFSAHRDRISAKRTVVLDLPLPFDGRDWPARARLADPEWIVRLAERDPAEAVAALLSELAPAPANEEEELPDQLSAVLRASASPRIGEWAAARGRSREHVSRSFEKLYGVSPAAYRADCQAKRTWRMIVASKDSLAGIAVEAGYADQAHMTRAVTTLTGMSPRRWRVAVGGAVPV from the coding sequence ATGCAGTTGCTCCAGCCCAGCCTGTTGCCCGCCGCGGCCGACATCGCACGGCACCGTCATCGCGAACCCTATGCGACGGTGGTGCTGACCGGTGCATATGAGGAGGCCGGTGACGCCGGGCGGATGGCAGCGCGGGCGGGCGAAGTGCTGCTCCACGGGCCCTTTTCGGCGCATCGCGACCGGATATCGGCGAAGCGGACTGTCGTGCTCGACCTGCCGCTGCCGTTCGACGGCCGCGACTGGCCGGCGCGCGCGCGACTCGCCGATCCCGAATGGATCGTCCGGCTGGCCGAACGCGACCCGGCCGAGGCGGTCGCGGCGCTGCTGAGCGAACTCGCGCCCGCGCCGGCGAACGAGGAGGAAGAGTTGCCCGATCAGTTGTCGGCTGTGCTGCGCGCGTCGGCATCGCCGCGGATCGGCGAATGGGCGGCGGCGCGCGGCCGGTCGCGCGAGCATGTGTCGCGCAGCTTCGAGAAGCTCTATGGCGTTTCGCCCGCTGCCTATCGCGCCGATTGTCAGGCGAAGCGGACGTGGCGGATGATCGTCGCGAGCAAGGACAGCCTTGCGGGGATCGCGGTGGAGGCGGGCTATGCCGATCAGGCGCATATGACGCGTGCGGTAACGACCTTGACCGGGATGTCGCCGCGGCGCTGGCGGGTGGCGGTAGGTGGAGCGGTGCCGGTTTAG
- a CDS encoding CPBP family intramembrane glutamic endopeptidase codes for MALSGFRFRLWPILFAALLMQGLLDLGRVPARALYRAGETLWTDHVSVFLLFAIAFQALLGLIAILIMRRLLPAADDHLRWPPGRSYAGPAFLIGIGMGLVMLVADYWPPLAAQAAPDMSYSKYPLDSAGYLLGMITTGLAEETIFRGLLVGMLVVLVPGRLRIGSLDLPVAAYIVALMFGVAHWRSFTVDPFYQAMAQQIYAFAWGLVYVWLMERSRSLFAPMVAHGMGNFTEVAIVIALNAMWT; via the coding sequence GTGGCGCTTTCCGGCTTCCGCTTTCGCTTGTGGCCGATCCTTTTCGCCGCGCTGCTGATGCAAGGGTTGCTCGACCTCGGGCGTGTCCCGGCGCGGGCGCTGTATCGCGCCGGCGAAACGCTATGGACCGACCATGTTTCGGTGTTCCTGCTCTTTGCCATCGCCTTTCAGGCGCTGCTTGGCCTCATCGCAATCCTGATCATGCGCCGGTTGCTTCCCGCCGCCGACGATCATCTGCGCTGGCCGCCGGGGCGCAGCTACGCCGGGCCCGCTTTCCTGATCGGGATCGGGATGGGGCTGGTGATGCTCGTCGCCGATTACTGGCCCCCGCTCGCGGCACAGGCCGCGCCCGACATGAGCTATTCGAAATATCCACTCGATTCGGCGGGTTATCTGCTCGGAATGATCACGACGGGGCTCGCCGAAGAGACCATCTTTCGCGGGCTGCTCGTCGGGATGCTCGTCGTGCTGGTGCCGGGGCGATTGCGGATCGGATCGCTCGACCTGCCCGTCGCCGCCTATATCGTCGCGCTGATGTTCGGGGTGGCGCACTGGCGATCCTTCACCGTCGACCCCTTCTATCAGGCGATGGCGCAGCAGATTTACGCTTTTGCCTGGGGGCTCGTCTATGTCTGGCTGATGGAGCGGTCGCGCAGTCTGTTCGCGCCGATGGTCGCACACGGGATGGGTAATTTTACCGAAGTGGCGATCGTGATCGCGCTCAACGCGATGTGGACTTGA
- a CDS encoding alpha/beta hydrolase translates to MTTITTKDGTNIFFKDWGPKDGQPIVFSHGWPLSADAWDAQMVFFANKGFRTIAHDRRSHGRSDQVWENNNMDQYADDLAELIEQLDLKDVILVGHSTGGGEVTRYIGRHGTARVAKVALIGAVPPLMLKTEANPGGLPLDVFDGIRKGTFDNRPQFFKDLTLPFYGYNRDGAVVSEAVRDEFVRQGMNGGLKGLLDSIRAFSESDFNEDLKKFDKPTLVLHGDDDQIVPIGAAALSTVKIVSQAVLKVYEGGAHGLTVTEQDRFNADLLGFIKN, encoded by the coding sequence ATGACCACCATCACCACCAAGGACGGCACCAACATCTTCTTCAAGGACTGGGGTCCGAAGGATGGACAGCCGATCGTCTTCTCGCACGGCTGGCCGCTGTCGGCCGACGCCTGGGACGCCCAGATGGTCTTCTTCGCGAACAAGGGCTTCCGCACCATCGCCCACGACCGCCGCAGCCATGGCCGCTCGGATCAGGTCTGGGAAAACAACAATATGGACCAATATGCCGACGACCTCGCCGAACTGATCGAACAGCTCGATCTCAAGGACGTCATCCTCGTCGGCCATTCGACCGGCGGCGGCGAAGTCACCCGCTATATCGGCCGACATGGCACCGCCCGCGTCGCCAAGGTTGCCCTCATCGGCGCGGTTCCTCCGTTGATGCTCAAGACCGAAGCCAACCCCGGCGGCCTCCCGCTCGACGTCTTCGACGGCATCCGCAAGGGCACGTTCGACAACCGCCCGCAATTCTTCAAGGACCTCACGCTGCCCTTCTATGGCTATAACCGCGACGGCGCGGTGGTCAGCGAAGCGGTGCGCGACGAATTCGTGCGGCAGGGCATGAACGGCGGCCTCAAGGGCCTGCTCGACAGCATCCGCGCCTTTTCGGAAAGCGACTTCAACGAGGACCTCAAGAAGTTCGACAAGCCGACGCTCGTCCTCCACGGCGACGACGACCAGATCGTGCCGATCGGCGCCGCGGCGCTCTCGACCGTCAAGATCGTCAGCCAGGCCGTGCTCAAGGTCTATGAAGGCGGCGCCCATGGCCTCACCGTCACCGAGCAGGACCGCTTCAACGCCGACCTTTTGGGCTTCATCAAGAACTGA
- a CDS encoding GlxA family transcriptional regulator, whose amino-acid sequence MPKLKVPDAANVPLIEVGMMIYPDCQMGMVHGITDLFDVAGRFAVEHGRRPIRASHWRLEEDGGFARDHDSHTHEPASNSPAVLIAPGSLHKLLEPGEVEPYARWLLDRHAQGTVLASNCGGAFVLAATGLLAGRPATTHWFFAEEFRARFPDVRMEVDRMVVDDGDIVTAGGLMAWTDLGLRIVERLLGPTVMMETARFLLIDPAGRAQKNYASFAPRLNHGDEAILKVQHWLQARGTGPVAVAEMAREAGMEERTFQRRFKAATGMTPVEYLQHLRVGKARELLEFTRRTVDQIAWSVGYEDAAAFRKLFHRLTGLSPHEYRQRFSTPQSLAEVA is encoded by the coding sequence ATGCCCAAGCTGAAGGTGCCGGACGCGGCGAACGTGCCGCTGATCGAGGTCGGGATGATGATCTATCCCGACTGCCAGATGGGGATGGTGCATGGCATCACCGACCTGTTCGATGTCGCGGGGCGCTTCGCGGTCGAGCATGGGCGCCGCCCGATCCGCGCGAGCCATTGGCGGCTGGAGGAGGATGGGGGCTTTGCGCGCGATCACGACAGCCATACGCACGAGCCGGCTTCCAATTCGCCCGCGGTACTGATCGCGCCGGGGAGCCTGCACAAGCTGCTCGAACCGGGCGAGGTCGAACCCTATGCGCGTTGGCTGCTCGACCGGCATGCGCAAGGAACCGTGCTTGCGTCGAATTGCGGTGGGGCCTTTGTGCTGGCAGCTACGGGGCTGCTCGCGGGGCGTCCCGCGACGACGCACTGGTTCTTCGCCGAAGAGTTTCGCGCACGCTTTCCCGACGTGCGGATGGAGGTCGACCGGATGGTCGTCGATGACGGCGACATCGTCACCGCGGGCGGGCTGATGGCGTGGACCGATCTGGGTCTACGCATCGTCGAGCGGCTGCTCGGCCCGACGGTGATGATGGAGACCGCGCGCTTCCTGCTGATCGACCCGGCGGGACGCGCGCAGAAAAATTATGCGAGCTTCGCGCCGCGGCTCAACCATGGCGACGAAGCGATATTGAAGGTGCAGCATTGGCTGCAGGCGCGCGGCACGGGACCGGTCGCGGTGGCCGAGATGGCGCGCGAGGCGGGGATGGAGGAGCGCACCTTCCAGCGCCGCTTCAAGGCGGCGACGGGCATGACGCCGGTCGAATATCTCCAGCATCTGCGTGTCGGCAAGGCGCGCGAGCTGTTGGAATTCACCAGGCGGACGGTCGACCAGATCGCCTGGTCGGTGGGTTATGAGGATGCGGCGGCGTTCCGCAAATTGTTCCACCGCCTGACCGGTCTGTCGCCCCATGAATATCGCCAGCGTTTTTCGACGCCGCAATCGCTTGCCGAGGTCGCCTGA
- a CDS encoding DUF6596 domain-containing protein — translation MAKDETHRAIEATFRIERARLIAALARMTRDVDRAEELAQEALLIALTEWPERGVPERPGAWLMAAAKRRLIDGARHDAMRSRKQADIAREFDEEQDMRVEAAEAALDDVLGDELLGLIFAACHPVISPEARAALTLRLVGGLTVEEIARAFLSNEAAIAARITRAKKAIAKAGVAFEVPRGAELQARLASVLEVVYLIFNEGYAATAGPSLVRPPLCAEAQRLARILAGLMPEQPEVLGLLALVEIQASRLAARAGPDGRFVPLTEQNRARWDQLLIRRGLNALARAEALGGGDGPYALQAALAACHARAQAAEATDWRRIAGLYDRLGQVVPSPVVELNRAVAHSMAFGPEAGLRLVDEIADAAMLRNYAPLPAARGDFLFRAGRRGEARVAFEAAAALTANERERDFLLGRAAACGE, via the coding sequence ATGGCGAAGGACGAGACCCATCGGGCGATCGAGGCGACATTCCGGATCGAGCGGGCGCGGCTGATCGCCGCGCTCGCCCGGATGACGCGCGATGTCGACCGGGCGGAGGAACTGGCGCAGGAGGCGCTGCTGATCGCCCTGACCGAATGGCCGGAGCGCGGCGTGCCGGAGCGGCCGGGCGCGTGGCTGATGGCGGCGGCGAAGCGGCGGCTGATCGACGGCGCGCGGCACGACGCGATGCGGTCGCGCAAACAGGCCGACATCGCCCGCGAGTTCGACGAGGAGCAGGATATGCGCGTGGAAGCCGCCGAGGCGGCGCTCGACGATGTGCTGGGCGATGAACTGCTCGGGCTGATCTTCGCGGCCTGTCACCCTGTCATTTCGCCCGAGGCGCGCGCCGCGCTGACACTGCGGCTGGTCGGCGGGCTGACGGTCGAGGAGATCGCGCGGGCGTTCCTGTCGAACGAGGCGGCGATCGCGGCGCGGATCACGCGGGCGAAAAAGGCGATCGCCAAGGCGGGCGTGGCGTTCGAAGTGCCGCGCGGCGCCGAGCTTCAGGCGCGGCTCGCCTCGGTGCTCGAGGTCGTCTACCTGATCTTCAACGAAGGCTATGCGGCGACAGCGGGGCCGTCGCTCGTCCGCCCGCCGCTCTGCGCCGAGGCGCAGCGGCTGGCGCGCATCCTCGCCGGACTGATGCCCGAGCAGCCCGAGGTGCTGGGATTGCTCGCGCTGGTCGAGATTCAGGCGTCGCGGCTGGCGGCGCGCGCCGGGCCCGACGGGCGCTTCGTGCCGCTGACCGAACAGAATCGCGCGCGCTGGGACCAACTGCTGATCCGGCGCGGGCTCAATGCGCTGGCGCGGGCGGAGGCGCTAGGCGGCGGCGACGGACCCTATGCGCTGCAGGCGGCGCTCGCGGCATGCCATGCGCGGGCGCAGGCCGCCGAGGCGACCGACTGGCGGCGGATCGCCGGCCTCTATGACCGGCTGGGACAGGTGGTGCCGTCGCCGGTGGTCGAACTGAACCGCGCGGTCGCGCACAGCATGGCGTTCGGCCCCGAGGCGGGGCTACGGCTGGTCGACGAGATCGCCGACGCGGCTATGCTGCGAAACTATGCGCCGCTTCCCGCCGCGCGCGGCGATTTTCTGTTCCGCGCTGGTCGCCGCGGCGAGGCGCGGGTCGCCTTCGAGGCGGCGGCGGCGCTGACCGCGAACGAGCGCGAGCGCGATTTCCTGCTCGGGCGTGCGGCGGCGTGCGGCGAGTGA
- a CDS encoding DUF6445 family protein: MEMRVEAIGSEGQPLVILDDFAPDPDGLRHFAAAADFSPARNHYPGVRAALPEAYLATQLPLIAEAATVAFEKRGVLRVVDASFSIVSTPPGELTIPQRLPHVDAFTGDRIALVHYLSPEGGDGTAFFRHRATGFETVTEARRDLFFRHLDTEMRHGGAPAPGYVLGDTPLFETIRTEAARYNRALLYRSWNLHSGAISPATALTADPIDGRLTVTAFLSIG, from the coding sequence ATGGAGATGCGCGTCGAGGCGATCGGAAGCGAGGGACAGCCGCTCGTCATACTCGACGATTTCGCGCCCGACCCCGATGGCTTGCGCCATTTTGCAGCGGCTGCAGATTTTTCCCCGGCGCGCAACCATTATCCGGGAGTTCGCGCGGCGCTTCCCGAGGCCTATTTGGCGACGCAGCTTCCCCTCATCGCAGAGGCCGCGACGGTGGCCTTCGAAAAGCGGGGGGTGCTGCGCGTCGTCGATGCGAGCTTTTCGATCGTGTCGACCCCGCCCGGCGAGCTGACGATCCCGCAGCGCCTGCCGCATGTCGATGCGTTCACCGGAGACCGCATCGCGCTCGTCCATTATCTGTCGCCCGAGGGCGGCGACGGCACCGCCTTCTTCCGCCACCGCGCGACGGGATTCGAGACGGTGACCGAGGCGCGGCGCGACCTGTTCTTCCGCCATCTCGACACCGAGATGCGCCACGGCGGGGCGCCGGCGCCCGGATATGTGCTGGGCGATACGCCGCTGTTCGAAACGATCCGCACCGAAGCCGCGCGCTACAATCGCGCCTTGCTCTATCGCAGCTGGAATCTCCATAGCGGGGCGATTTCGCCGGCGACCGCGCTGACGGCCGATCCGATCGATGGGCGGCTGACGGTGACGGCCTTTCTGTCGATCGGCTGA
- a CDS encoding choice-of-anchor A family protein, with translation MALSIPALAQNPTITGIDALREWNLVVLGNLDSSSEVEGRTFVGGNLTGNSSNYGTRATTSANGQPGLTVVGNVNGGHKNLNNGSGAVVGGNVTSGFNLNGPSQTVKVGGMIRNTNVNQNSVLSNLDASDPAFGLGLQQQKADLKSSLGSLSFDMGTLAANSQMSMQGNRGIFDAQPDAQGLAVFAITAADLDKIGEIQFNLGGADTAIVNVSGRTVNLNDNFLGGTANLGENLIWNFPDAEELRLTTAWGGSVLAPLADAETRNYIQGSAVFGNLKQNGEMHIGTFKGGYVTPPSGGTSSGGDSSTGGAPGGGGSSGGAVPVPEPGMVGLFGLGVAGLILWRRRRARQGGE, from the coding sequence ATGGCATTGTCGATCCCGGCGCTCGCCCAGAATCCAACGATCACCGGTATCGACGCGCTGCGCGAATGGAATCTCGTCGTGCTCGGCAACCTCGATTCCTCATCCGAGGTCGAAGGGCGCACATTCGTCGGCGGAAACCTCACCGGCAATTCGTCGAATTACGGGACCCGCGCCACAACGTCGGCGAACGGGCAGCCGGGGCTGACGGTGGTGGGCAATGTCAACGGCGGTCACAAGAATCTCAACAACGGGTCGGGTGCGGTGGTCGGCGGCAATGTGACGAGCGGCTTCAACCTCAACGGGCCGAGCCAGACGGTCAAGGTGGGCGGCATGATCCGCAACACCAACGTCAACCAGAACAGCGTCTTGTCGAATCTCGACGCGAGCGATCCCGCGTTCGGGCTGGGGCTGCAGCAGCAGAAGGCCGACCTCAAGAGCAGCCTCGGCAGCCTGTCGTTCGACATGGGGACGCTGGCGGCGAACAGCCAGATGAGCATGCAGGGCAATCGCGGCATCTTCGACGCGCAGCCGGACGCGCAGGGGCTCGCGGTGTTCGCCATCACGGCGGCCGATCTCGACAAGATCGGCGAAATCCAGTTCAACCTGGGCGGCGCCGACACCGCGATCGTCAATGTCAGCGGCCGGACGGTCAACCTCAACGACAATTTCCTGGGCGGTACCGCCAACCTTGGCGAAAATCTGATCTGGAACTTTCCCGATGCCGAAGAACTCAGGCTGACCACCGCCTGGGGCGGGTCGGTGCTCGCGCCGCTCGCCGACGCCGAGACGCGCAATTACATCCAGGGATCGGCGGTGTTCGGCAATCTCAAACAGAATGGCGAGATGCACATCGGCACCTTCAAGGGCGGCTATGTCACGCCGCCCTCCGGCGGGACATCGAGCGGCGGCGACAGCTCGACCGGTGGGGCGCCCGGCGGTGGCGGATCGAGCGGGGGTGCGGTGCCGGTTCCCGAGCCTGGGATGGTCGGCCTGTTCGGATTGGGGGTCGCGGGGCTGATCCTGTGGCGGCGGCGCCGCGCGCGGCAGGGCGGCGAATAA
- a CDS encoding glycine zipper 2TM domain-containing protein, with protein MRKTLIAAMMAAVALPAAPALADPPPWAPAHGKRAKQAAIYDNYGRYYEPRRLDRGSRIWRGDDGRYHCRRDNGTTGLIIGGAVGALVGRELDGGRDRTVGTIIGAAGGALLGRAIDRGELRCR; from the coding sequence ATGCGCAAAACTCTTATCGCCGCCATGATGGCGGCCGTCGCCCTTCCCGCCGCGCCGGCGCTCGCCGACCCGCCGCCTTGGGCTCCCGCACACGGAAAACGCGCCAAGCAGGCTGCCATCTACGACAATTATGGCCGCTATTACGAACCGCGCCGGCTCGATCGTGGTTCGCGAATCTGGCGCGGCGACGATGGCCGCTATCACTGCCGCCGCGATAACGGGACGACCGGGCTGATCATCGGCGGCGCCGTCGGCGCGCTCGTCGGGCGCGAACTCGACGGCGGCCGCGATCGCACCGTCGGCACGATTATCGGCGCCGCCGGCGGCGCGCTGCTGGGCCGCGCGATCGATCGCGGCGAGCTACGCTGCCGCTGA